Proteins co-encoded in one Arachis hypogaea cultivar Tifrunner chromosome 13, arahy.Tifrunner.gnm2.J5K5, whole genome shotgun sequence genomic window:
- the LOC112733672 gene encoding zinc finger BED domain-containing protein RICESLEEPER 2-like: protein MDPANEVADRDVPISESAEHSASTLPPLPTTSSERKNRSTVWDHFKRTSDDENKAQCQHCLKVIKCGNGTSAMRSHLKICISNPGSDRGKRQKTGTSPSPEAQVGRFDAEYAREKLISMFVREELPFRFVESQGFKEYSAALQPGFNTLSRITLARDILMLYETKKVQLQKYFSRYGGRVCLTTDNWSSCQNMAYMCLTVHFIDVDWKLQKKILNFCQVTGHTGEIMAQNVEACLNSWKLNKILSLTVDNASSNDVGVTYLKKRLISWKSSVLNGEYLHMRCCAHILNLIVKDGLKEIDDSVTKIRDAVKYVRSSNSRLTRFKACIAQENIPHKSLVSIDVGTRWNSTYLMLVAALKHQKAFELLEMQDKKFVEELNKGRGVPSIQDWDYAKSVLPFLEMFYDATLRISGSSYVTSNLYMKEVFALGRRIQQYRDDDDLSISLMASKMKAKYNKYWGNAKTINMLLLIAVVLDPCHKLDYVEWCLVNSFGAEVGGELKTKLSSCLHSLYNLYQGADEGNQDDTLSQPSPSDKAKDIYDMGLYRRSTGRKSNLKSELDRYLNEDCEPDDKPLDILGWWKVNSNRFSVLANMARDILAIPVSTVASESAFSMGGRIIDQYRSSLTPKMVEALVCTEDWLKGDFFSSLAPENFEELEKVEQDLILSEDITCSIKEIQYSMDGDIGVNNYSSCNVIFAVGICIVSLA from the exons ATGGATCCTGCT AATGAGGTAGCCGATCGTGATGTTCCCATATCAGAGTCTGCAGAGCATTCGGCTTCTACATTACCTCCTCTCCCAACCACATCATCTGAGCGCAAAAATCGATCAACAGTTTGGGACCACTTCAAGAGAACATCTGATGATGAAAATAAGGCTCAATGTCAACACTGTTTGAAAGTGATCAAGTGCGGAAATGGAACAAGTGCAATGAGATCACATTTAAAGATTTGCATAAGCAATCCCGGTTCAGATAGAGGCAAACGACAGAAAACAGGCACATCGCCTAGCCCAGAAGCACAAGTGGGTAGGTTTGATGCAGAATATGCCCGGGAAAAATTGATATCAATGTTTGTTCGCGAGGAGCTTCCTTTTAGATTTGTAGAAAGTCAAGGTTTCAAAGAATATTCGGCGGCTCTGCAACCAGGATTCAACACTCTTTCACGTATTACATTGGCACGTGACATCTTGATGCTCTATGAAACAAAGAAGGTTCAACTTCAAAAATACTTTTCCAGATACGGAGGAAGAGTTTGTCTTACAACTGATAACTGGAGTTCGTGTCAGAATATGGCATATATGTGTTTGACTGTTCATTTCATTGATGTGGACTGGAAGTTGCAaaagaaaatactaaatttttgccAAGTCACCGGCCACACGGGAGAGATTATGGCTCAAAATGTTGAAGCTTGCTTGAATAGCTGGAAGTTGAACAAGATCTTGAGTTTGACAGTTGATAATGCATCGTCTAACGATGTAGGAGTTACGTATTTAAAAAAAAGGCTGATTTCTTGGAAGAGTTCAGTTTTGAATGGAGAGTATCTCCATATGAGGTGTTGTGCGCATATTTTAAACCTGATTGTGAAGGATGGATTGAAGGAGATCGATGATTCGGTCACCAAAATTCGGGATGCTGTGAAGTATGTTAGATCCTCAAATTCAAGATTAACTAGGTTCAAGGCATGTATTGCACAAGAGAATATTCCACATAAGAGTCTTGTTTCCATAGATGTTGGAACGCGATGGAACtctacatatttaatgttagtagCAGCCTTAAAGCATCAGAAGGCATTTGAGCTATTAGAGATGCAAGACAAAAAATTTGTTGAAGAATTAAATAAGGGAAGAGGGGTACCTTCAATTCAAGATTGGGATTATGCTAAGTCCGTCTTACCgtttttagagatgttttacgATGCTACACTTCGCATCTCTGGATCTTCTTATGTCACTAGTAACTTATACATGAAAGAAGTGTTTGCTCTTGGAAGGAGGATTCAACAATATcgtgatgatgatgatttgagCATAAGTCTTATGGCAAGTAAGATGAAAGCAAAATACAACAAGTATTGgggaaatgcaaaaactattaacaTGTTGTTGTTAATTGCCGTAGTTCTAGATCCTTGCCATAAGTTGGATTATGTTGAGTGGTGCCTAGTTAATTCTTTTGGTGCGGAAGTGGGCGGTGAATTGAAGACAAAGTTGTCTTCTTGTCTTCATTcactttataatttatatcaaggtGCAGATGAAGGAAACCAAGATGATACCCTCTCCCAACCGAGTCCAAGTGATAAAGCCAAAGACATTTATGATATGGGGTTATATCGCCGATCAACCGGTCGCAAATCCAATCTTAAATCTGAGCTTGATCGTTATTTGAATGAAGACTGTGAGCCAGATGATAAGCCTTTGGATATTCTAGGATGGTGGAAGGTTAACTCGAATCGGTTTTCCGTCCTAGCAAATATGGCACGGGACATATTGGCTATACCAGTTTCAACAGTAGCTTCCGAGTCTGCTTTTAGTATGGGGGGAAGAATCATCGATCAATATCGTAGCTCATTGACTCCTAAGATGGTAGAAGCCCTTGTATGTACCGAAGATTGGCTTAAAGGagactttttctcttctcttgcaCCTGAGAATTTTGAAGAGCTTGAAAAGGTCGAGCAAG ATTTGATTTTATCAGAGGACATTACTTGTTCA atcaaagaaattcaatactcCATGGATGGGGATATTGGTGTCAACAATTATAGCAGTTGCAATGTCATTTTTGCTGTTGGAATTTGCATCGTTTCTTTGGCTTAG
- the LOC140177572 gene encoding uncharacterized protein: MCCQIFTKLNDRPDIICKVFKIKLDELLKDLKNESIFGKPKAIVYTVEFQKCGLPHCHILLFIQQSEKTRSSHDIEQHISAEIPDEQMQPKLYKLVQKFMVHDPCGVLNVSNPCMVNEKCSKFYPMAFCERTLIDNAGFPKYKRPDNGHTMNKKNVDVDNRYIVPYNAALLLKYSCHINVEYTCQTSTIKYLFKLFGFEIQFKEPNIICLPFHLPNEQNVLYEDHQLLENVIESATAKDSMFMGWMKANKEFEVACNLTFAELPSYFVWDKQGHLWRPWKQGHTFANILSVDGVAFYTYKEACYALGLLQDDKEFIDAINEASSWVSPFYIRRLFAMLLMSNNIVCPDVVWQQCWKHCADDVLYDKR; encoded by the exons ATGTGTTGCCAGATATTCACTAAGCTAAATGACAGGCCAGACATCATTTGTAAAGTGTTTAAAATCAAGCTGGACGAATTACTTAAAGACTTAAAGAATGAATCTATATTTGGAAAGCCAAAAGCAA TTGTTTATACAGTTGAATTTCAAAAGTGTGGCCTTCCCCACTGTCACATATTGTTATTTATTCAACAAAGTGAAAAAACAAGATCCTCCCATGATATTGAGCAGCATATCTCGGCAGAGATACCTGATGAACAAATGCAACCTAAGCTCTACAAATTAGTCCAGAAGTTCATGGTTCATGATCCATGTGGGGTGTTAAATGTCAGCAACCCATGCATGGTCAACGAAAAGTGTTCCAAGTTTTATCCCATGGCCTTCTGTGAGAGAACACTAATAGACAACGCAGGTTTTCCAAAGTACAAACGTCCGGATAATGGTCATACGATGAATAAGAAAAATGTTGACGTTGACAATCGATACATTGTTCCATATAATGCGGCGTTGCTTCTCAAGTACAGTTGTCACATTAATGTGGAGTACACTTGCCAGACGTCTACTATTAAGTATTTGTTCAA ACTGTTCGGTTTTGAGATTCAATTTAAAGAGCCTAACATCATTTGCCTTCCATTTCATCTGCCGAATGAACAAAATGTGTTATACGAAGATCATCAACTTCTTGAAAATGTAATCGAGAGTGCGACTGCAAAAGATAGTATGTTTATGGGGTGGATGAAGGCTAACAAGGAATTTGAAGTTGCCTGTAACCTGACTTTTGCGGAGCTACCGTCGTATTTTGTGTGGGATAAGCAGGGCCATCTATGGAGGCCTTGGAAGCAAGGTCAT ACGTTTGCTAATATTTTGTCTGTTGATGGAGTTGCCTTCTACACATACAAAGAAGCCTGTTATGCTCTCGGGCTTTTGCAAGACGATAAAGAATTTATTGATGCAATTAATGAAGCAAGTTCTTGGGTGTCACCGTTTTATATCAGGAGGTTGTTTGCAATGCTTTTGATGTCAAATAACATTGTTTGCCCCGATGTCGTGTGGCAACAATGTTGGAAGCATTGTGCAGATGACGTGCTCTATGACAAAAGATAG